The DNA segment CCGGTAGTAACTGGGAGATAGCTGGAACAGTCTCAATTGCTGGTTTACGTCCAATTAGTACTAGTACTTTGGAAGTAGTGGAAACAATCGATATAATGGGACTTCGTCCAATTACAGCCCATACATTCAATATCGTAGACAGTATTAACCTTTCTGGAATTCGTCCAATTGCTTCCAGTGCCTTGGTTCTGTCTAGCACTTACTCGTCGATGGGCGATCGTCCCGTTGCATCAAATACTATTGATGATTCTGATAGTCTGATGGGTTTTATAGATTAGTCAAGAAAATAATTCTATTAATTTATATAACTTGCTAACCCAGTTACATGAAGTAACTGGGTTTTTAATTTATGTGTGATAAATCAGATCCCCAACTTTTCTAAAAATTCGGGGATATTGTACTTTACTTTCATTTTTTCACTCTTTTTGCATAGTAGATCAATGTATCTTGTGGCAGAAGGCTATGGCAAAAGTTTTAAGCTACTTTGTAAATGTAATAACAAACAATTCAAAGTTTACTAATAGCTTTGAAACTAAAATCTATAAAATTCAGGAGAGAAAAATGAGCTTAGAAGATAGAGCAAAAGCCACTGGTAAAAATATTGAAGGCAAAGCTCAAGAAGCTTTAGGTAATGTAACTGGTGACCCTGAAGATAAAGCTGAAGGTAAAGCTAAACAAGCCGAAAGTGAAGTCCGTCATGGCGTTGAAGATGTTAAGGACAACGTCAAGAAAAAAATCGACTAAAGCTATTTAGTTTATATCCTCAGGTAATTTAACAATAGACGTAGTCTTTTTATTACCTATGGGTAAAAGGTTTAGTTTGGGAGATGGAGGCTAATTCATAAGGCCGTTGTAGAGATATCATTCATATCTCTACATTTATTAAAAAAGTTCCTCTGAGTTAACTCTCGTTTATGACTCTGATGAAAGACAAAAATGTAGGTTGGGTTGAAATTTAGTGAAACCCAACAAAACCAATTATTTTTCGTGTTGGGTTACTCTATGAGAAGGCTGCGCCTACGTTCCTCAACCCAACCTCGTAAATTTATCAACGCCTTAACAATCAAGGATTATAAATTTTTAGTTAACGAGAGTAATAGAAGGTCGTTAATTATTTGAAAAATATCACATCAGTAACCCTAATAAATAGGTTGTTATAAATTGTATGTAAATGGGAGGGATAAACAATGATTTGGGTTCAGCAGAGCAGGAAAATCTTGACTACTGTTGTCTTAGTTTTAGTGTTGATGCTCACGACTGCTTGCGGTGGTGGAAACGTAGCTCAACTTGACCGGACAAGTACCCCATCAGCAATTGGTAGTGGTACAGCTTATTCCCAATTAGAGCGCGGAAACTCGCCATCTGGACAAACTTTTGGTAACTGGGTCGTACAGACTTCTCAAGGATTAGTTCAAGATGCTTACGTCCGCGATAACAACAAGTTAGGAGTTGTGATTTCGCGTCAAGTACGTCCTAACGAAGTGCGACCTCTAGTAAAATCTTTGGCCCAGGGTTTCCGCAAAAACTTTCCCAATCAAGATTTAACTGTTCTCGTGTATGGGCCTGATAAAAAGTTGATTTTGACGGCTAAGTACGATGTTCAGACAAACCAAATTCAGTATACCTAATCACTGAATTGGCATTAATAAGGAGAAGAGAAAAGTGACAAGTAGCGAAGAATACAGAAGGCAAGTCCTAAGAGATTTAGGTGAAGGTAATGTCGAATCTTTAGATAGCCCAACGGGTGATCCCGCGACTGAATACGAAACCTTTGACGATTTCGCCCAACGGACAACCACAGATCAGCGTCGTCAATTGTTTGGTCGGTCGTTCCAACCTAATCAGATTCCTTCCAATCAAATGGAACCAGAATTACAAAAAGCGATCGCCCAGATCAAGCCCAACGAACGGGATGATGTAGCCCGCGCCTTTTTCAAACACTTCAAACAAAGAGGATTGGACGATAGACACCTAGAACAACAACTAGGACTTAGTACTCACCATGCCAGCCGCATGAACGCTGACGATGTAAGCAAACTTGCATCCTTCGCCTATCACAATCACCCCGACATTTTCCGCGAAGTCCTAGCCGAACAACCAGGAATTATGAAATTCCTCAGCAATCCTGTAGTTGCAGGGCTGATTGGCATCGCCGCCGCTAAGTGGTTGGGTAGCCGCAAATAGAGTTGAGCTATTTATTTATTAACTATATAAAAAGGTGGGTATTATTCACCTTTTTTACTGCTGTCTATCTGAAAAACCTCTATCAAATTTTATTACGCGAACGGTGAGTAATAACTCCTCAATTACCAATTGCCAATTAGCTATTACCCATTTTTCAAGACTTTCAATATCTAACAATAAAAATTACTGAGTATTTTTTATATACAAAATTGCTAATTATACAGCCTAAAATTTGTTGCATATACATTGCCATGAAGTATAAATTACATTATTGTCTAAATTAGTAATTTAGCTTCTTACTGTTACTTTAATTAAGGAAAGTATGGTGTAAGGGAAAATACATTGAAAAAGTTCCTAATAGCCTCATTGCTGCCTTTTTATAGATGGTACAGTATAGAAACTAACTAAGTAGATGATGAACCGTTTTCTATGAAGCCTTCTGTTTAGTTGAATTTACACAAGACTATAAGGGCTTGCTGGCATGAGACTATCTGAGCTAGATCCACTCATACCGCTTATTCATTTAAAAGAAGAACTTCTCAAGTTACCAAAAGGCTACTCATTTTATGAAGAAGAGGTGGTAGATTTTCTCTCTCGCAGAAGATGGCCTGAGAGCGATCGCCGAATTGACCGCACAACTTTCTGGCGTTGGAGGAACGATAACGGAATTGAACACCAAAAAGTATTCACTCGATCGGATGTTCTCAAACTCTGTCAAATTTGTGACCACTATCGAGTTGATGGTACCCGCACTGAATATTTGGAAATCATGAAAAAGAAAAAAGAGCTAGCACTAAGTAAATAAAACGTGAACTGTTGACCCTGAGCGTGGTCGAAGGGTCAACAGCCCTTACGATGGATTGTGCAAATTAAAAGCAGAATAGCTTACCAAAGCAAAACGACTCCCTGCATTAGCCCTAGTTGCGTTATGTTTTGCGACTGCGATCATTTTTAATAACTTAATCACTATAGAGTAATTAAAGTTCAATAATTGCTTATATGGCTCCCTAATCATATAGAAGTTACACTGCCGGCAGATTACTCATCCGCAATATTGCTGCTGTATTTGATGCCTATTTACAAAAGTGGTCAAATAGCGGTTTTTCCAAAGCCATTTGAAGTTTTCCCCACCTTTCTCAATCCCTATCCCCATCAGTACGTAAGTCATACTTGCAACTGATGCCAAGATGACCAAAAACTGGTCAAATGGAGGTATAGTTACCCACACCGGAGTAATGACAGACCGCGTATTAATTCTTGG comes from the Nostoc sp. PCC 7120 = FACHB-418 genome and includes:
- a CDS encoding CsbD family protein yields the protein MSLEDRAKATGKNIEGKAQEALGNVTGDPEDKAEGKAKQAESEVRHGVEDVKDNVKKKID